The following nucleotide sequence is from Candidatus Krumholzibacteriia bacterium.
ACGCGCGTCGAGAGGGTCTGAACGCAGGGCTCAACGGCTCGACGTCGGCTCGACGATCCGCGCCAGCTTCAGCAGACGCGAGCTCAGCCGCAGGCCGCTGGCCTCGGTGGCGGCCAGGTTCACCTCGAAGCGCAGGCGGTCGTTCTCCACGAAGAAGTTCATGTGCCCGCCGTCGGCGGCGAATCCCTCGTGGTGGGCGACCGTCAACACCGGCAGGGGCGCGAGCACGTCGATCGCCGTGCGGTAGTCTTCGGGAGCGTCGGACGAGACGAACACCAGGCGGCAGTCGACCAGGTCGTCGGCGCGCGTCGATCGCAACACGCGGAAGGTGGTGACGTCGTCGGACGAGCGGAACACCTCGT
It contains:
- a CDS encoding YfiR family protein yields the protein MHAHRHPSGRSTGTAHGSLVAAVGLVVCVLLAALTTAPPPARAGTEGREALVKAAFLYHFLEFVDWPDSVTAGEDGVVRIGVLGSDPFGPKLDEVFRSSDDVTTFRVLRSTRADDLVDCRLVFVSSDAPEDYRTAIDVLAPLPVLTVAHHEGFAADGGHMNFFVENDRLRFEVNLAATEASGLRLSSRLLKLARIVEPTSSR